A window from Lachnoanaerobaculum umeaense encodes these proteins:
- a CDS encoding type IV toxin-antitoxin system AbiEi family antitoxin domain-containing protein, with protein MIKTTSMLLEELSSYANPKAKLSRMVDAGDCVRISKGLYETDKNVSAYLLAGSIYGPSYISFEYALSYYGLIPEAVYTVTNATFDKKKKKIYETEFGTFTYCDIPSAAFPFGINLIKEGDYFYRIAEPEKALCDKLYSMHPVPNIRELEILLTDDLRIDKNELIKLNIEKVEFLTEKYKAGNVRKLGKLIRSLQNE; from the coding sequence ATGATAAAAACAACATCTATGCTTTTGGAAGAACTTAGTTCCTATGCAAATCCTAAAGCTAAACTGTCAAGAATGGTAGATGCAGGGGATTGTGTCCGTATTTCTAAGGGATTATATGAGACAGATAAAAATGTATCGGCATACCTGTTAGCCGGAAGTATATATGGACCGTCATATATATCTTTTGAGTATGCACTTAGTTATTATGGATTAATTCCGGAAGCTGTGTATACAGTTACAAATGCTACCTTTGATAAAAAGAAAAAGAAAATATATGAGACGGAATTTGGAACTTTTACATATTGTGACATTCCGTCAGCGGCATTTCCATTTGGGATTAATCTGATAAAGGAGGGTGATTATTTTTATCGCATTGCAGAACCTGAGAAAGCGCTTTGTGATAAACTTTATAGTATGCATCCTGTGCCAAACATAAGGGAATTAGAGATATTATTGACGGATGACTTACGTATTGATAAAAATGAATTAATAAAATTAAATATAGAAAAAGTGGAATTTCTAACGGAAAAATATAAAGCAGGTAATGTAAGAAAGTTGGGAAAGCTTATAAGGAGTTTACAAAATGAATAG